One Cynocephalus volans isolate mCynVol1 chromosome 5, mCynVol1.pri, whole genome shotgun sequence DNA window includes the following coding sequences:
- the HSD17B8 gene encoding (3R)-3-hydroxyacyl-CoA dehydrogenase isoform X1: protein MASQLRLRSALALVTGAGSGIGRAVSVRLAKEGAAVAACDLDGAAARETVRLLGGPGSEEGAPRGSHAAFQADVSEARATRRLLEQVQACFSRPPSVVVSCAGITRDEFLLHMSEDDWDKVIAVNLKGIFLVTQAAAQALVSTGCHGSIINISSIIGKVGNTGQTNYAASKAGVIGLTQTVARELGRHGIRCNSVLPGFIATPMTQKMPQKVIDKVTSMIPMGHWGDPEDVADVVAFLASEDSRYITGASVEVTGMKPAWGGKGQRSGTQTT, encoded by the exons ATGGCGTCTCAACTCAGGCTCCGCTCCGCGCTGGCCCTGGTCACAG GTGCGGGTAGCGGCATCGGCCGGGCGGTCAGTGTGCGCCTAGCCAAAGAGGGGGCCGCTGTGGCCGCCTGTGACCTGGACGGGGCAGCGGCACGGGAGACGGTGCGGCTGCTGGGCGGGCCGGGGAGCGAGGAGGGGGCGCCCCGCGGGAGCCACGCTGCCTTCCAGGCTGACGTGTCTGAGGCCAGGGCCACCAGACGCCTGCTGGAACAAGTGCAG GCCTGCTTTTCTCGCCCACCATCTGTCGTTGTGTCCTGTGCGGGCATCACCCGAGATGAGTTTCTGCTCCACATGTCTGAGGATGACTGGGACAAAGTCATAGCTGTCAACCTCAAG GGCATCTTCCTAGTCACTCAAGCTGCAGCCCAAGCCCTGGTCTCCACTGGTTGTCATGGCTCCATCATCAACATCAGTAGCATCATAGGAAAG GTGGGGAACACTGGGCAGACAAACTATGCTGCATCCAAGGCTGGAGTGATTGGGCTGACCCAGACTGTCGCCCGGGAGCTTGGACG ACATGGGATCCGCTGTAACTCTGTCCTGCCAGGGTTCATTGCAACACCCATGACACAGAAAATGCCACAGAAAGTGATAGACAAG GTGACCAGCATGATCCCGATGGGACACTGGGGGGACCCTGAGG ATGTGGCAGATGTGGTTGCATTCTTGGCATCTGAAGACAGCAGATACATCACAGGGGCCTCGGTGGAAGTCACTGGTATGAAGCCAGCATGGGGAGGGAAAGGGCAGAGAAGTGGAACCCAGACTACATGA
- the RING1 gene encoding E3 ubiquitin-protein ligase RING1: MTTPANAQNASKTWELSLYELHRTPQEAIMDGTEIAVSPRSLHSELMCPICLDMLKNTMTTKECLHRFCSDCIVTALRSGNKECPTCRKKLVSKRSLRPDPNFDALISKIYPSREEYEAHQDRVLIRLSRLHNQQALSSSIEEGLRMQAMHRAQRVRRPMPGSDQTTTMSGGEGEPGEGEGDGEDVSSDSAPDSAPGPAPKRPRGGGAGGSSVGTGGGGTGGVGGGAGSEDSGDRGGTLGGGTLGPPSPPGAPSPPEPGGEIELVFRPHPLLVEKGEYCQTRYVKTTGNATVDHLSKYLALRIALERRQQQEAGEPGGPGGGASDTGGPDGGGGEGGGAGGVEGPEEPALPSLEGVSEKQYTIYIAPGGGAFTTLNGSLTLELVNEKFWKVSRPLELCYAPTKDPK; this comes from the exons ATGACGACGCCGGCTAATGCCCAGAATGCCAGCAAAACGTGGGAACTGAGTCTGTATGAGCTGCACCGGACCCCGCAG GAAGCCATTATGGATGGCACAGAGATTGCAGTTTCCCCTCGTTCGCTGCACTCAGAACTCATGTGCCCCATCTGTCTGGACATGCTGAAGAATACGATGACCACCAAGGAGTGCCTCCACAGATTCTGCTCTGACTGCATTGTCACAGCCCTGCGGAGCGG GAACAAGGAGTGCCCTACCTGCCGCAAGAAGCTGGTATCCAAGCGGTCCTTACGGCCAGACCCCAACTTTGATGCCCTGATCTCTAAGATATATCCCAGCCGGGAAGAATATGAGGCCCATCAAGATCGAGTACTCATCCGTCTCAGCCGCCTGCACAACCAGCAGGCACTGAGCTCCAGCATTGAGGAGGGGTTGCGTATGCAGGCCATGCACAG GGCCCAGCGTGTGCGGCGGCCGATGCCCGGGTCAGATCAGACCACAACGATGAGTGGGGGGGAAGGAGagcctggggagggagagggggatggagaggatGTGAGCTCAGACTCTGCCCCTGACTCTGCCCCAGGCCCTGCTCCCAAGCGACCCCGTGGAGGGGGTGCCGGGGGAAGCAGTGTAGGGACAGGGGGAGGTGGCactggtggggtgggtgggggagccGGTTCTGAAGACTCTGGTGACCGGGGAGGGACCCTGGGAGGGGGAACCCTGGGCCCCCCAAGCCCTCCTGGGGCCCCCAGTCCCCCAGAGCCAGGTGGAGAAATTGAGCTCGTGTTCCGGCCCCACCCCCTGCTTGTGGAGAAGGGAGAATACTGCCAGACTAG GTATGTGAAGACAACTGGGAATGCCACAGTGGACCATCTCTCCAAGTACTTGGCCCTGCGCATTGCCCTTGAGCGGAGGCAGCAGCAAGAGGCAGGGGAACCAGGAGGGCCTGGAGGGGGCGCCTCtgatactgggggacctgatggGGGTGGTGGAGAGGGTGGAGGTGCAGGAGGAGTTGAGGGTCCTGAGGAGCCTGCCTTGCCCAGCCTGGAGGGTGTCAGTGAAAAGCAGTACACCATCTACATTGCACCAGGAGGCGGAGCGTTCACG ACACTGAATGGTTCGCTGACCCTGGAGTTGGTAAATGAGAAGTTCTGGAAGGTGTCCCGCCCACTGGAGCTGTGCTATGCCCCAACCAAGGATCCAAAGTGA
- the HSD17B8 gene encoding (3R)-3-hydroxyacyl-CoA dehydrogenase isoform X2, with protein MASQLRLRSALALVTGAGSGIGRAVSVRLAKEGAAVAACDLDGAAARETVRLLGGPGSEEGAPRGSHAAFQADVSEARATRRLLEQVQACFSRPPSVVVSCAGITRDEFLLHMSEDDWDKVIAVNLKGIFLVTQAAAQALVSTGCHGSIINISSIIGKVGNTGQTNYAASKAGVIGLTQTVARELGRHGIRCNSVLPGFIATPMTQKMPQKVIDKVTSMIPMGHWGDPEDVADVVAFLASEDSRYITGASVEVTGGLFM; from the exons ATGGCGTCTCAACTCAGGCTCCGCTCCGCGCTGGCCCTGGTCACAG GTGCGGGTAGCGGCATCGGCCGGGCGGTCAGTGTGCGCCTAGCCAAAGAGGGGGCCGCTGTGGCCGCCTGTGACCTGGACGGGGCAGCGGCACGGGAGACGGTGCGGCTGCTGGGCGGGCCGGGGAGCGAGGAGGGGGCGCCCCGCGGGAGCCACGCTGCCTTCCAGGCTGACGTGTCTGAGGCCAGGGCCACCAGACGCCTGCTGGAACAAGTGCAG GCCTGCTTTTCTCGCCCACCATCTGTCGTTGTGTCCTGTGCGGGCATCACCCGAGATGAGTTTCTGCTCCACATGTCTGAGGATGACTGGGACAAAGTCATAGCTGTCAACCTCAAG GGCATCTTCCTAGTCACTCAAGCTGCAGCCCAAGCCCTGGTCTCCACTGGTTGTCATGGCTCCATCATCAACATCAGTAGCATCATAGGAAAG GTGGGGAACACTGGGCAGACAAACTATGCTGCATCCAAGGCTGGAGTGATTGGGCTGACCCAGACTGTCGCCCGGGAGCTTGGACG ACATGGGATCCGCTGTAACTCTGTCCTGCCAGGGTTCATTGCAACACCCATGACACAGAAAATGCCACAGAAAGTGATAGACAAG GTGACCAGCATGATCCCGATGGGACACTGGGGGGACCCTGAGG ATGTGGCAGATGTGGTTGCATTCTTGGCATCTGAAGACAGCAGATACATCACAGGGGCCTCGGTGGAAGTCACTG GAGGTCTTTTCATGTAA
- the SLC39A7 gene encoding zinc transporter SLC39A7: MARGLGAPHWVAVGLLTWAALGLLVAGHGGHGDTHEDQQEEDFRGHSNRHSHEDLHHGHSHAHGHGHTHESIWHGHTHGHDHGHSHEDLHHGHSHGHSHESLYHRGHGHDHEHSHQGYGESGARGITQDLDTVTLWAYALGATVLISAAPFFILFLIPVESNSPRHRSLLQILLSFASGGLLGDAFLHLIPHALEPHSHHTLEQPGHGHSHSGQGPILSVGLWVLSGIVAFLVVEKFVRHVKGGHGHGHAHGHTHGSHGPGKQEHPSKEKQSSEKEEKEAGGLRKRKEGSIGPKDGPVRPQNDEEEKTGSDLRVSGYLNLAADLAHNFTDGLAIGASFRGGRGLGILTTMTVLLHEVPHEVGDFAILVQSGYSKKQAMRLQLLTAVGALAGTACALLTEGGAVGSEVASGAGPGWVLPFTAGGFIYVATVSVLPELLREASPLQSLLEVLGLLGGVAMMVLIAHFE; encoded by the exons ATGGCCAGAGGCCTGGGGGCCCCCCACTGGGTGGCCGTGGGACTGCTGACCTGGGCGGCTTTGGGGCTGCTGGTGGCCGGACACGGGGGTCATGGCGACACGCACGAGGACCAGCAAGAGGAGGACTTCCGTGGCCACAGTAACAGGCACTCACATGAGGATTTACACCACGGACACAGCCATGCCCATGGGCATGGTCACACTCACGAGAGCATCTGGCATGGGCATACCCACGGTCACGACCATGGACATTCACATGAGGATTTGCACCATGGCCATAGCCATGGCCACTCTCATGAGAGCCTCTACCACAGAGGACACGGACATGACCATGAGCATAGCCATCAAGGCTATGGGGAGTCTGGGGCTCGAGGCATCACGCAGGACCTGGATACTGTCACTCTCTGGGCCTAT GCACTGGGGGCCACAGTGCTGATCTCTGCCGCTCCATTTTTCATCCTCTTCCTTATCCCCGTGGAGTCAAACTCCCCCCGGCATCGCTCTCTGCTCCAGATCTTGCTAAGTTTTGCTTCAGGTGGGCTCCTGGGAGATGCCTTCCTGCACCTCATTCCTCATGCCCTGG AACCTCATTCTCACCATACTCTAGAGCAGCCCGGACATGGACACTCCCACAGTG GCCAGGGCCCCATTCTGTCTGTGGGACTGTGGGTTCTCAGTGGAATTGTTGCCTTTCTTGTGGTGGAGAAATTTGTGAGACATGTGAAAGGAGGACATGGACATGGACATGCTCATGGTCACACACATGGAAGTCATGGACCTGGAAAACAGG AGCATCCTTCAAAGGAGAAACAGAgctcagagaaagaagaaaaggaagcaggGGGGTTGcggaagagaaaagaagggagcATAGGACCCAAAGATGGGCCAGTGAGACCTCAGAAcgatgaagaagaaaaaacaggttCAG ACCTGCGTGTGTCCGGGTACCTGAATCTGGCTGCTGACTTGGCACACAACTTCACAGATGGTTTGGCCATTGGTGCTTCCTTTCGAGGGGGCCGGGGGCTTGGGATCCTAACCACAATGACTGTCCTGCTACATGAAGTGCCCCATGAGGTTGGGGACTTTGCCATCTTGGTACAGTCTGGCTACAGCAAAAAGCAG GCAATGCGTCTACAACTGCTGACAGCGGTAGGGGCACTGGCAGGCACAGCCTGTGCCCTTCTAACTGAAGGAGGGGCAGTGGGAAGTGAAGTTGCAAGTGGTGCAGGTCCTGGTTGGGTTCTGCCATTCACTGCAGGTGGTTTTATCTATGTAGCAACAGTGTCCGTGTTGCCTGAGCTGTTGAGGGAGGCATCACCATTGCAGTCACTTCTGGAGgtcctggggctgctgggggGAGTTGCCATGATGGTGCTGATTGCCCACTTCGAGTGA